In one Parageobacillus genomosp. 1 genomic region, the following are encoded:
- a CDS encoding F0F1 ATP synthase subunit delta: protein MNKEIIAKRYALALFQIALEKQLLDQLEEEIRVVRQALAENEQFLSLLTYPKLSLEKKKALLQETFAAVSTPLRNTLLLLLERHRIDLVPELAEQFIELVNEARGVAEATAYSARPLTEEEKRALSEVFAKKIGKTTLHIENIVDPSLIGGVKLRIGNRIYDGSISGKLERIQRQLIG, encoded by the coding sequence ATGAACAAAGAAATTATAGCAAAGCGGTATGCGTTAGCTCTTTTTCAAATTGCGCTCGAAAAGCAGCTTCTAGACCAGTTAGAAGAGGAAATTCGCGTCGTGCGCCAAGCGTTGGCGGAAAACGAGCAATTTTTATCGTTATTGACATATCCGAAACTATCTTTAGAAAAGAAAAAGGCGCTTCTTCAAGAAACGTTTGCGGCGGTTTCAACCCCGCTAAGAAATACATTGTTGCTGCTTTTGGAACGCCACCGTATCGACCTCGTTCCAGAGCTGGCGGAGCAGTTTATTGAGTTGGTGAATGAAGCCCGCGGCGTTGCTGAGGCAACTGCGTATTCGGCGCGCCCGTTAACGGAAGAGGAAAAACGTGCGCTGTCCGAGGTGTTTGCGAAAAAAATCGGCAAAACGACGCTTCATATTGAAAATATTGTCGATCCAAGCTTAATCGGCGGCGTGAAGCTGCGCATCGGCAACCGCATTTACGATGGCAGCATCAGCGGAAAATTAGAACGGATTCAACGACAGCTTATTGGCTAA
- the atpF gene encoding F0F1 ATP synthase subunit B, whose amino-acid sequence MLFNAKLLALGEAAHHTGINSGDIIYQLLMFIILLALLRKFAWQPLMNIMKQREEHIANEIAQAEQHRQEAEKLLQEQRELMKQSRQEAQELIENARKLAEEQKEQIIASARTEAERLKEAAKKEIEREKEQAMAALREQVASLSVLIASKVIEKELTEQDQAKLISEYIQEVGEGR is encoded by the coding sequence GTGTTATTCAATGCAAAACTATTGGCGCTGGGCGAAGCCGCACATCATACAGGCATCAACAGCGGCGACATTATTTATCAGTTGTTAATGTTTATTATTTTATTAGCCTTGTTGCGCAAATTCGCTTGGCAGCCGTTAATGAATATCATGAAACAGCGTGAAGAGCACATTGCCAATGAAATTGCTCAAGCGGAACAGCATCGCCAAGAAGCGGAAAAACTGCTTCAGGAGCAGCGCGAATTAATGAAACAGTCGCGCCAAGAAGCGCAAGAGCTGATCGAAAATGCGCGCAAGCTGGCGGAAGAGCAAAAAGAGCAAATTATTGCTTCTGCCCGTACGGAAGCAGAGCGGTTAAAAGAGGCGGCGAAAAAAGAAATCGAACGCGAAAAAGAGCAAGCGATGGCCGCGTTGCGTGAGCAAGTCGCTTCACTATCTGTATTAATTGCTTCCAAAGTAATTGAAAAAGAGTTAACTGAACAAGATCAAGCGAAGCTGATTAGCGAGTACATTCAAGAGGTAGGAGAAGGTCGATGA
- the atpE gene encoding F0F1 ATP synthase subunit C has product MNLIAAAIAVGLAALGAGIGNGLIVGRTVEGIARQPELRPVLQTTMFIGVALVEALPIIGVVISFIVMNR; this is encoded by the coding sequence ATGAATTTAATTGCAGCTGCGATTGCAGTAGGTTTAGCAGCACTTGGTGCTGGTATCGGTAACGGTTTAATCGTAGGTCGTACAGTAGAAGGGATTGCACGTCAGCCAGAATTGCGCCCTGTTTTGCAAACGACGATGTTTATCGGGGTTGCGTTAGTTGAGGCGCTGCCGATCATTGGTGTCGTTATTTCCTTCATCGTCATGAACAGATAA
- the atpB gene encoding F0F1 ATP synthase subunit A — protein sequence MQHGAPIYEFLGLTFNLSNVLMITVTSLIVFIIAIAATRSLQLRPTGMQNFIEWVFDFVKGIINSTMDWQTGGRFLTLGVTLIMYIFVANMLGLPFSVRVGDELWWKSPTADATITLTLAVMIVGLTHYYGVKMKGVSEYMRDYTRPMTFLFPLKIIEEFANTLTLGLRLYGNIFAGEILLGLLAGLGTNHGVLGAIGGAIPMMAWQAFSIFVGCIQAFIFTMLTMVYMAHKVSQDH from the coding sequence TTGCAACACGGGGCACCGATTTATGAGTTTTTAGGACTTACTTTTAACTTATCTAACGTTTTAATGATTACGGTCACCAGTTTGATCGTATTTATCATTGCGATCGCGGCGACGCGTTCTTTGCAGCTGCGTCCGACCGGGATGCAAAATTTCATTGAATGGGTGTTTGATTTCGTTAAAGGAATCATCAATAGCACCATGGATTGGCAAACGGGCGGCCGTTTTTTGACGCTGGGTGTTACGCTTATCATGTACATCTTCGTTGCTAATATGCTCGGCTTGCCGTTTTCCGTGCGCGTAGGCGATGAACTTTGGTGGAAGTCGCCGACGGCGGATGCCACGATTACGCTCACGCTTGCCGTGATGATTGTGGGGCTCACCCATTACTATGGCGTGAAAATGAAGGGCGTATCCGAATATATGCGCGATTATACGCGGCCAATGACTTTCTTATTCCCATTGAAAATCATTGAAGAATTTGCCAATACCTTAACATTAGGTCTCCGTCTTTACGGAAACATTTTTGCTGGCGAAATTTTGCTAGGATTGCTAGCAGGGCTTGGAACAAACCATGGGGTGCTTGGCGCTATTGGCGGCGCGATTCCGATGATGGCGTGGCAAGCATTCAGTATTTTCGTCGGCTGTATCCAAGCATTCATTTTCACGATGTTAACAATGGTTTATATGGCCCATAAAGTTAGCCAAGACCATTAA
- a CDS encoding ATP synthase subunit I: protein MEKFQQMFLRQLKYILYLLSLYTLGWGFTAYKTFFLSLILGTVISILMLWSLTRKIDKLGQAVLERKKVRTIGTLSRLALAALAAAIALEYPQYFSIVPVVLGLMTSYIVIIIDFLLRKWKNNGQHV from the coding sequence ATGGAGAAATTCCAGCAAATGTTTTTGCGGCAGCTTAAATACATATTGTATTTGCTTTCGCTTTATACATTAGGGTGGGGGTTTACGGCGTATAAAACCTTTTTTTTAAGCTTAATTCTTGGCACTGTGATCAGCATCTTGATGCTATGGAGTTTAACGCGGAAAATCGATAAATTAGGACAAGCCGTGTTGGAACGCAAAAAAGTGCGCACGATCGGGACGCTTTCCCGCCTGGCTTTAGCGGCGTTGGCGGCGGCGATCGCCCTCGAATATCCGCAATATTTTTCCATTGTGCCTGTAGTGTTGGGATTAATGACATCCTATATTGTCATTATAATAGATTTTCTTTTGCGAAAATGGAAAAATAATGGGCAACATGTATGA
- a CDS encoding AtpZ/AtpI family protein, protein MRPKQRHPFQAMALMSAIVSQLVGSILVGVFGGKWIDEKFHTEPIFLIVGLLIGLAAGVYAMLRSIRQYFSEE, encoded by the coding sequence ATGCGTCCGAAACAACGCCACCCGTTTCAAGCGATGGCACTCATGTCCGCCATCGTATCCCAACTGGTTGGTTCGATTTTAGTAGGGGTATTTGGCGGAAAATGGATTGATGAGAAATTTCATACAGAGCCGATTTTTCTCATTGTCGGTCTATTGATCGGGTTAGCAGCAGGAGTGTATGCAATGCTTCGTTCAATCCGCCAATATTTCTCAGAGGAGTAG
- the upp gene encoding uracil phosphoribosyltransferase — protein MGKVYVFDHPLIQHKLTYIRDKNTGTKEFRELVEEVATLMAFEITRDLPLEEVEIETPVSKAKAKVIAGKKLGVIPILRAGMGMVDGILKLIPAAKVGHIGLYRDPETLKPVEYYVKLPTDVEERDFIIVDPMLATGGSAVEAINALKKRGAKSIKFMCLIAAPEGVEAVKNAHPDVDIYIAALDEKLNDHGYIVPGLGDAGDRLFGTK, from the coding sequence ATGGGAAAAGTATATGTATTCGATCATCCGCTCATCCAGCATAAACTTACTTACATACGCGACAAAAACACCGGTACGAAAGAGTTCCGTGAATTAGTAGAAGAAGTGGCCACGCTGATGGCGTTTGAAATTACGCGCGACCTCCCTCTTGAAGAAGTCGAAATCGAAACCCCAGTCAGCAAAGCGAAAGCGAAAGTGATCGCTGGGAAAAAGCTCGGCGTCATCCCGATTTTGCGCGCCGGCATGGGCATGGTGGACGGCATTTTAAAATTAATTCCGGCTGCGAAAGTCGGCCATATCGGCTTGTACCGCGATCCGGAAACGTTAAAGCCGGTTGAATATTATGTCAAGCTCCCGACCGATGTCGAAGAACGCGATTTTATTATCGTTGACCCGATGCTCGCCACCGGCGGATCGGCGGTAGAAGCGATCAACGCTTTGAAAAAACGCGGCGCGAAAAGCATTAAATTTATGTGTTTAATCGCTGCTCCAGAAGGGGTGGAGGCAGTGAAAAATGCACACCCGGACGTCGATATTTACATCGCGGCGCTCGACGAAAAACTAAACGACCACGGCTACATCGTCCCGGGGCTTGGAGACGCTGGCGACCGCCTGTTCGGCACAAAATAA
- the glyA gene encoding serine hydroxymethyltransferase has translation MNYLPQQDPQVFAAIENERKRQHSKIELIASENFVSRAVMEAQGSVLTNKYAEGYPGRRYYGGCEYVDVVEDLARERAKKLFGAEHANVQPHSGAQANMAVYFTVLEHGDTVLGMNLSHGGHLTHGSPVNFSGIQYNFVEYGVDPETHVIDYDDVLEKARVHKPKLIVAGASAYPRIIDFKRFREIADEVGAYLMVDMAHIAGLVAAGLHPNPVPYAHFVTTTTHKTLRGPRGGMILCKEEFAKQIDKAIFPGIQGGPLMHVIAAKAVALGEALQDDFKTYAQNIINNANRLAQALKNEGFTLVSGGTDNHLLLVDLRPQGLTGKVAEKVLDEVGITVNKNTIPYDPESPFVTSGIRIGTAAVTTRGFGLEEMDEIASIISLVLKHHEDETKLEEARKRVAALTEKFPLYQE, from the coding sequence ATGAACTACTTGCCACAACAAGATCCGCAAGTATTTGCTGCGATTGAAAACGAACGGAAACGGCAGCATTCAAAAATTGAATTGATCGCATCGGAAAACTTTGTCAGCCGCGCGGTCATGGAAGCGCAAGGATCGGTATTGACGAATAAATATGCAGAAGGCTATCCGGGACGCCGCTACTACGGCGGCTGCGAATACGTCGACGTCGTGGAGGATTTGGCGCGCGAACGGGCGAAAAAATTGTTTGGCGCCGAGCATGCCAACGTGCAGCCGCATTCCGGCGCGCAGGCAAACATGGCGGTATATTTCACCGTGTTAGAGCATGGGGATACGGTGCTCGGCATGAACTTGTCGCACGGGGGGCATCTAACGCACGGCAGCCCGGTCAACTTCAGCGGCATTCAATACAATTTTGTAGAGTATGGCGTCGATCCAGAAACCCATGTTATTGATTACGATGATGTGCTCGAAAAGGCGCGCGTACATAAGCCAAAATTAATTGTTGCTGGGGCGAGCGCCTATCCGCGCATCATCGATTTTAAACGGTTCCGGGAGATCGCCGATGAAGTAGGCGCGTACTTGATGGTAGACATGGCGCATATTGCAGGTCTTGTTGCGGCAGGTCTTCATCCGAACCCGGTGCCATATGCGCATTTTGTGACGACCACGACGCACAAAACGCTCCGCGGTCCGCGCGGCGGCATGATTCTTTGCAAAGAAGAGTTTGCCAAACAAATCGACAAAGCGATCTTCCCAGGCATTCAAGGCGGTCCGCTCATGCACGTCATCGCCGCTAAAGCGGTCGCGCTCGGCGAAGCGTTGCAGGACGACTTCAAAACGTATGCGCAAAATATCATCAACAATGCGAACCGCCTCGCCCAAGCATTGAAAAATGAAGGCTTTACCCTCGTTTCCGGCGGCACGGACAACCACTTGTTGCTCGTTGACTTGCGCCCGCAAGGATTAACCGGAAAAGTGGCGGAAAAAGTGCTCGATGAAGTCGGCATTACCGTGAACAAAAATACGATCCCGTACGATCCGGAAAGCCCGTTTGTGACAAGCGGCATCCGCATCGGCACCGCCGCGGTGACGACGCGCGGATTTGGTTTGGAAGAAATGGATGAAATCGCAAGCATCATCAGCCTTGTCTTAAAACATCACGAAGACGAAACAAAGCTCGAAGAAGCGCGCAAACGCGTAGCAGCCTTAACAGAAAAATTCCCGTTATACCAAGAATAA
- a CDS encoding TIGR01440 family protein — protein sequence MSSLLTEWQQQWQTILREFRQNVALTSEHILVIGCSTSEVIGEKIGTAGSTEVAAMLFAELKKWHDETGVQLAFQCCEHLNRALVVERKTALSRQLDIVSVIPVPSAGGAMAAYAYRHLVDPVVVEFIQADAGIDIGDTLIGMHLKHVAVPVRVSLKRIGHAHVTLAKTRPKLIGGARAVYSLENPNASCTF from the coding sequence ATGTCTTCCCTACTAACCGAATGGCAGCAACAATGGCAGACGATTTTGCGCGAATTTCGCCAAAACGTTGCGCTGACATCCGAGCACATCCTTGTCATCGGATGCAGCACGAGCGAAGTGATTGGCGAAAAAATCGGCACGGCTGGCTCGACGGAAGTCGCGGCAATGCTGTTTGCTGAACTAAAAAAATGGCATGACGAAACCGGTGTCCAGCTTGCGTTTCAATGCTGCGAACATTTAAACCGCGCCCTCGTTGTCGAAAGAAAAACCGCCTTATCTCGCCAGCTCGACATCGTCTCGGTCATCCCTGTCCCGTCGGCGGGCGGGGCGATGGCCGCCTATGCGTACCGCCATCTAGTTGATCCGGTCGTCGTCGAATTTATTCAAGCTGATGCCGGAATCGATATCGGCGATACGCTGATCGGCATGCATTTAAAACATGTCGCCGTTCCGGTGCGCGTTTCGCTGAAACGAATTGGACATGCCCATGTGACATTGGCGAAAACGCGACCAAAGCTGATCGGCGGCGCCCGCGCCGTCTACTCTTTAGAAAATCCGAATGCTTCCTGCACTTTCTAA
- the rpiB gene encoding ribose 5-phosphate isomerase B, which translates to MKVAIASDHGGIHIREEIKKLMDEMGIEYIDLGCNCETSVDYPDYAIPVAEKVANGEVDRGILICGTGIGMTIAANKVKGIRCALCHDVYSAKLTRQHNDSNILAMGERVIGPGLAREIAKAWLTTEFEGGRHARRIEKISEYENKHL; encoded by the coding sequence ATGAAAGTAGCGATTGCCTCAGACCATGGTGGAATTCACATTCGTGAAGAAATTAAAAAATTAATGGATGAAATGGGAATTGAATACATCGATCTCGGTTGTAACTGCGAAACGTCGGTCGATTATCCGGATTACGCGATTCCGGTTGCGGAAAAAGTCGCAAACGGGGAAGTGGATCGCGGTATTTTAATTTGCGGTACCGGAATTGGCATGACGATTGCCGCCAACAAAGTGAAAGGAATTCGCTGTGCGCTTTGCCACGATGTATACAGCGCCAAACTTACGCGCCAGCATAATGACAGCAATATTTTAGCGATGGGCGAGCGCGTCATTGGACCGGGGTTGGCGCGCGAAATCGCCAAAGCATGGCTGACGACGGAGTTTGAAGGCGGTCGCCACGCGCGGCGGATCGAGAAAATTAGCGAATACGAAAACAAGCATTTGTGA
- a CDS encoding methyl-accepting chemotaxis protein, translated as MEKRKKRYRFSLRLKLVVFTTALALITYSTSAFFLYVLYDVFFSSIAKNVFTILILMLGIFWSGVLAYTASGFITKPLQRLEQAAMKAANGQINEDVPLSKSDDEIRSLGLAFNEMLRSLRTIVQNIDDNFSRTNEKVVEITNASLVAAERSKDIAYTIEEISKGANDAAVSMQTAAESVEDVLHIANQVQQKANQSEQLAKEMVTALHKSREVIGSLVSGIEQLARNHQTSLSAVQRLEQHAKEVENIISLVGDIAGQTNLLALNASIEAARAGEHGKGFAVVAEEVRKLADESAKAVQGISELIQNIQKEVAHVVAQIHEQVKSANEEAAKGANTNDAIAEMTKSIHEVVRAVHEIADLVKDQMTYIEKAAAQSQEVAAIAEQTSAGAMEVTAATQEQTSAIDHVNELARELAEQAERLKATIAQFSTK; from the coding sequence ATGGAAAAGAGAAAAAAGCGATATCGTTTTAGTTTGCGCCTCAAGCTCGTTGTATTTACTACCGCATTGGCACTGATCACCTACTCGACCAGCGCGTTTTTTCTTTATGTTTTGTATGATGTCTTTTTCTCCTCGATTGCCAAAAACGTGTTCACCATTTTGATCCTAATGCTCGGGATTTTTTGGTCCGGCGTGCTCGCCTACACGGCATCCGGATTTATTACGAAGCCGCTGCAGCGTCTAGAACAGGCAGCAATGAAAGCGGCAAACGGGCAAATTAACGAAGACGTTCCATTATCCAAATCAGACGATGAAATTCGTTCGTTAGGGCTCGCTTTCAATGAAATGTTGCGAAGTTTGCGAACAATCGTGCAGAACATTGATGATAATTTTTCCCGTACGAATGAGAAAGTCGTCGAGATTACGAATGCTTCCCTTGTGGCGGCAGAACGTTCGAAAGATATTGCTTACACGATTGAAGAAATTTCTAAAGGCGCGAATGACGCTGCTGTATCGATGCAAACGGCGGCCGAGTCGGTGGAAGATGTGTTGCACATTGCGAATCAAGTACAGCAAAAGGCGAACCAGTCCGAACAATTAGCGAAAGAAATGGTGACAGCATTGCATAAAAGCCGTGAAGTCATTGGTTCGCTTGTCAGCGGCATCGAACAATTGGCGCGTAATCATCAAACGTCTTTAAGTGCAGTCCAACGACTAGAACAGCATGCAAAAGAAGTGGAAAACATTATCTCGCTTGTCGGTGATATTGCCGGGCAAACGAATTTGCTTGCTTTAAACGCCTCGATTGAAGCGGCGCGTGCCGGGGAGCATGGAAAAGGGTTTGCCGTTGTCGCAGAAGAAGTTCGAAAACTTGCGGATGAAAGCGCGAAAGCGGTTCAAGGAATTTCCGAACTGATTCAAAACATTCAAAAAGAAGTCGCACATGTGGTAGCACAAATTCATGAGCAAGTAAAATCAGCGAATGAAGAAGCCGCAAAAGGTGCCAATACGAACGACGCGATTGCGGAAATGACGAAATCGATTCACGAAGTTGTCCGCGCCGTCCATGAAATTGCCGATTTAGTCAAAGACCAGATGACCTATATCGAAAAAGCGGCGGCTCAATCGCAAGAAGTCGCGGCGATTGCCGAACAAACATCGGCTGGGGCGATGGAAGTAACGGCGGCAACGCAGGAGCAAACTTCCGCCATTGATCATGTCAATGAACTCGCCCGTGAACTGGCGGAACAAGCAGAAAGATTAAAAGCAACAATTGCCCAATTTAGCACAAAATAA
- a CDS encoding low molecular weight protein arginine phosphatase, whose product MSYRILFVCTGNTCRSPMAAALLAHKRLPDVEVKSAGVFAAEGSDASPYTKAVLKEKGIDANHRSSLLKKEDIEWATHILAMTAGHKQLIIKQFPEAKEKTFTLKEFVSGKQGDVSDPFGGSVEIYRQTRDELAVLIDGLIEKLGGNS is encoded by the coding sequence ATGTCATACCGCATTTTATTTGTCTGCACGGGAAACACATGCCGAAGCCCGATGGCGGCCGCGCTTTTGGCGCATAAGCGGCTGCCGGATGTAGAGGTGAAATCAGCGGGAGTATTTGCCGCAGAAGGGAGCGATGCCTCGCCCTACACGAAAGCGGTGTTGAAAGAAAAAGGGATTGACGCCAATCACCGTTCTTCGCTATTAAAGAAGGAAGACATCGAGTGGGCGACACATATTTTGGCGATGACCGCAGGGCATAAGCAGCTCATTATCAAACAGTTTCCGGAAGCAAAAGAAAAAACGTTTACGCTGAAAGAATTTGTTTCCGGGAAGCAGGGCGATGTATCCGACCCGTTTGGTGGATCGGTAGAAATATACCGCCAGACGAGAGACGAGCTCGCGGTATTGATTGACGGCCTTATCGAGAAATTAGGGGGAAATTCATAG
- a CDS encoding manganese efflux pump MntP family protein — protein sequence MSMFIGEIVALSMMAFALGMDAFSVALGMGLLRLRLKQIFYIGVMIGLFHILMPLFGMVVGRFLSRQFGSIASYIGGALLLILGIQMIVASFKKESDALISPRGMGLIFFAFSVSLDSFSVGLSLGIFGARTMLTILLFGFFSMMLTWGGLMMGRHFQQWLGAYSEALGGSILLAFGLKLLLSF from the coding sequence ATGAGCATGTTCATCGGCGAAATTGTAGCGCTATCGATGATGGCGTTTGCGTTGGGAATGGACGCATTCTCCGTCGCCTTAGGAATGGGTTTGCTTCGTCTGCGCTTAAAACAAATTTTTTATATAGGTGTTATGATCGGTCTTTTTCACATTCTCATGCCGCTTTTCGGCATGGTCGTCGGCCGTTTTTTATCCCGCCAATTTGGCAGCATCGCCTCGTATATCGGTGGGGCGTTACTATTAATATTAGGAATTCAAATGATTGTGGCGTCTTTTAAAAAGGAAAGCGATGCGTTGATTTCGCCACGAGGGATGGGACTTATTTTTTTTGCGTTCAGCGTGAGTTTAGACAGCTTTTCCGTCGGGCTTAGCCTCGGCATTTTCGGAGCAAGAACGATGCTGACGATCTTATTGTTCGGCTTTTTTAGCATGATGCTGACATGGGGTGGACTGATGATGGGCCGCCATTTTCAGCAGTGGCTTGGCGCTTACAGCGAGGCGCTTGGCGGCAGCATTTTGCTCGCGTTCGGTTTAAAGCTGTTGCTTTCCTTTTGA
- a CDS encoding L-threonylcarbamoyladenylate synthase produces MVEVNKVKTNVWVVDNVVDKQHIYPQIKEAARLLQCGEVVAFPTETVYGLGADATNTAAVEKIFAAKGRPSDNPLIVHIARREQLESVVSYVPDIAAVLIERFWPGPLTLILPKKEGALSDRVTAGLSTVAVRMPAHPVALALIEESGLPLAAPSANRSGRPSPTTAAHVLADLDGRIAGVVDGGETGIGVESTVLDCTAEVPVILRPGGITKEALAEAIGAVADGSTVTDEQEAPKSPGMKYTHYAPKAPMMIVYGSPSFLQTLVDKQRALGNKVGVLATEENVAFYRADAVLACGSRRDLHTVAGHLYDTLRKFDETDVDIIYSESFPAEGIGAAIMNRLQKAAGHQVVVEKETQF; encoded by the coding sequence ATGGTAGAGGTGAACAAAGTGAAAACAAATGTTTGGGTTGTGGATAATGTTGTTGATAAACAACATATTTATCCACAAATAAAAGAGGCTGCTCGTCTGCTGCAATGTGGAGAAGTTGTCGCCTTTCCGACGGAAACCGTCTATGGGCTAGGAGCGGATGCCACCAATACTGCAGCAGTGGAGAAAATTTTTGCGGCTAAAGGCCGTCCAAGCGACAATCCGTTGATTGTCCATATCGCCCGCCGCGAACAGTTAGAGTCCGTCGTTTCTTACGTTCCCGATATCGCTGCTGTGCTGATCGAACGATTTTGGCCGGGGCCGCTGACGCTTATTTTGCCGAAAAAAGAAGGGGCTCTTTCCGATCGGGTCACCGCTGGCTTATCAACCGTAGCCGTGCGCATGCCGGCACACCCAGTGGCGCTCGCGCTCATCGAGGAAAGCGGCCTGCCGCTGGCAGCCCCAAGCGCCAATCGATCCGGCCGTCCGAGCCCGACAACAGCAGCGCATGTACTCGCCGATTTAGACGGACGCATCGCCGGTGTGGTTGATGGAGGGGAAACAGGGATCGGCGTGGAATCGACGGTGCTTGACTGTACGGCGGAAGTGCCGGTGATTTTGCGTCCGGGCGGCATTACAAAAGAAGCGCTCGCCGAAGCGATCGGCGCGGTCGCCGATGGCAGCACCGTTACGGATGAACAGGAGGCGCCGAAATCGCCGGGAATGAAATATACACATTACGCGCCAAAAGCGCCAATGATGATTGTGTATGGTTCCCCTTCTTTTTTACAGACGCTTGTCGACAAGCAGCGGGCGCTCGGCAACAAAGTCGGTGTACTTGCCACGGAAGAAAACGTTGCATTTTACCGCGCTGACGCCGTATTGGCGTGCGGGTCGCGGCGCGATTTACATACGGTTGCCGGCCATTTATATGACACGCTGCGTAAATTTGATGAAACGGATGTCGACATTATTTACAGCGAATCATTTCCGGCAGAAGGAATCGGAGCAGCGATTATGAACCGGTTGCAAAAAGCGGCCGGCCATCAAGTGGTCGTGGAGAAGGAAACCCAATTCTAA
- the spoIIR gene encoding stage II sporulation protein R — MSQNKLAIVLYILLLMIGVLVNIYGQQTKAGANAMVAIPDEAIRLRILANSDSAEDQELKHKVRDAVNAKITKWVGDLTSFAEAKQVIQSHLPEIEQTVADVLRKEHSDQSYRVEFGRVDFPTKIYGNFVYPAGKYDAILITLGKGKGANWWCVLFPPLCFLDFSNSDAVQMSEAPSAKKVKKNSEGGQSRAAVSVTDEADKKTKETNEQQDASSEAVHKEVKQAGVAPTASPFVAEQEQPVKVKFFFKELIDYLFS, encoded by the coding sequence ATGAGCCAAAATAAGCTTGCCATTGTTTTATATATACTACTATTAATGATTGGTGTACTTGTTAATATATACGGCCAGCAAACAAAGGCGGGGGCAAACGCCATGGTGGCGATCCCGGATGAAGCTATCCGCCTGCGCATTTTAGCTAACAGCGACTCCGCCGAAGACCAAGAGCTGAAACATAAAGTCCGTGATGCAGTCAACGCCAAAATTACGAAATGGGTTGGCGATTTGACGTCTTTCGCAGAGGCAAAGCAAGTCATTCAATCCCATCTTCCTGAGATTGAACAAACGGTTGCGGACGTACTGCGGAAAGAACATAGCGATCAGTCGTATCGAGTCGAGTTTGGCCGAGTCGATTTCCCGACGAAAATTTACGGCAATTTTGTATATCCAGCTGGAAAATATGATGCCATTTTGATTACACTCGGCAAAGGAAAAGGAGCCAACTGGTGGTGCGTGTTATTCCCGCCGCTTTGTTTCCTCGATTTTTCCAATAGCGATGCGGTGCAAATGAGCGAGGCGCCATCCGCTAAGAAAGTGAAAAAGAATTCGGAAGGCGGACAAAGCCGGGCAGCTGTTTCTGTAACAGACGAAGCGGACAAGAAAACGAAGGAAACAAATGAACAACAAGATGCCAGCAGTGAAGCAGTCCACAAGGAAGTCAAACAAGCAGGTGTTGCGCCAACGGCTTCCCCATTTGTCGCGGAACAGGAACAGCCGGTGAAAGTAAAGTTTTTCTTCAAAGAACTTATCGATTATCTCTTTTCGTAA